A genomic window from Brassica oleracea var. oleracea cultivar TO1000 chromosome C8, BOL, whole genome shotgun sequence includes:
- the LOC106308266 gene encoding fanconi-associated nuclease 1 homolog isoform X1: MLTGRESLLRLIGKRRRSLPSRHNLLSTPTPNSLNLDVNDSGNLISPIRDNIRSPETPTSPGNSDDLCLSRKNKKKRRLTQTTLLQWSGSKQSEDSPFIHPQKQQQQQQSILEFDDDSSSEEISKTVALDEANGDEAIQTFIVGRKFSDIQDLEVGAKICLLRHPENIKDPNAIKVLSSDSGLSEMLGYLPKDVSQCLSPLIDQYGLKFEGTITCVPKNSSEAVPVKVVCHKMTSDGWKESESAGGDFKLLWEKVLQVVEHQMQFPPKTTRYQLNFNVLVQEVLRSCSHLFTADEKTFLESFPSLSEDSQRLFIRLYTRKGPWFRLSNISYPEVSDSLQALKDLTVSGFMSSVEDANDLSYQKMKEITELLNVTELRDILSVNKVFSRGSRKRDLIDSLCSYYNDRTRMDIGTMILERTGLCAKISSTAESLIWRVERLFFLNGEQDLSSFVLLDLGIIKYPTYKCIDSDQIFSDRAKLLAYEEAIEVAQLMDESLDSEDSGTVLKCIMIAETRISSSSSSESALFNCFTAPWVYSKMVLLGVSFLENQKRYNQAVYLLRRLLSCFNCDGRRGYWTVRLSTDLEHMGRPNESLSVAEQGLLDPWVRAGSRIALQRRVLRLAKPPRRWKTPTFPNLIDNKIPEVTIQGRSLNCEVGMKNRFYGEDGEQCGVEQLALQYYNGGGGWQGMHTESSIWLTIFGLLMWDILFSDVPGVFQTRFQTAPLDLDTESFYLTRKETIESQLEKVANGMAEEILIISYETHRGTACRGVVWERFSLEELRAAVACVGGKCVASLCRYLAQDYRSWCSGMPDLLLWRFKENGYEGEAKLVEVKSEKDRLSEQQRAWLLLLMDSGFNVEICKVRPACV; this comes from the exons ATGCTCACCGGACGAGAAAGCCTGCTTCGGTTGATCGGAAAACGCCGCCGATCTCTCCCCAGTCGCCACAATCTCCTTTCAACTCCTACTCCG AACTCGTTGAATCTCGATGTCAACGACTCTGGCAATCTCATCTCTCCAATCAGAGACAATATCCGTTCTCCGGAGACTCCGACTTCTCCCGGCAACTCTG ATGATTTGTGTCTATCAAGGAAGAACAAGAAGAAGCGGAGATTGACTCAGACCACTCTTCTTCAGTGGTCAGGGTCCAAACAATCTGAAGATAGTCCTTTCATCCATCCCCAGAAGCAGCAGCAGCAGCAGCAATCAATACTCGAATTTGATGATGACTCAAGTAGTGAGGAGATTTCGAAAACTGTGGCTTTAGACGAAGCCAATGGTGACGAAGCTATTCAGACTTTTATAGTTGGTAGGAAGTTCAGTGATATTCAGGATTTAGAAGTTGGGGCAAAGATCTGTCTTTTGAGACACCCTGAGAACATCAAGGATCCCAACGCTATAAAG GTACTTTCTTCTGACTCTGGGTTGTCTGAGATGCTTGGGTATCTACCCAAAGATGTTTCCCAGTGCTTGTCCCCACTGATTGACCAATATGGTCTTAAGTTTGAG GGAACAATAACTTGTGTTCCGAAGAATTCTTCCGAAGCTGTTCCAGTTAAAGTTGTTTGTCACAAGATGACATCTGATGGTTGGAAAGAAAGTGAATCTGCTGGTGGAGATTTTAAGCTTCTGTGGGAGAAAGTTCTTCAGGTTGTTGAGCATCAGATGCAGTTTCCGCCTAAGACGACGAGATACCAGTTGAACTTCAATGTATTAGTACAAGAGGTTCTCAGAAGCTGCTCTCACCTATTCACAGCCGATGAAAAGACATTCTTGG AATCCTTCCCATCTCTTTCAGAGGATAGCCAGAGACTTTTCATCCGTCTTTACACACGAAAAG GACCTTGGTTCAGGCTCTCAAATATTTCATACCCTGAGGTATCTGATTCTCTTCAAGCTCTGAAGGATCTAACAG TTAGTGGATTCATGAGTTCAGTGGAAGACGCAAACGATCTAAGTTACCAAAAGATGAAGGAGATCACAGAGTTGCTTAACGTCACTGAACTTCGTGATATCTTATCTGTAAACAAG GTGTTCAGCCGTGGCTCAAGAAAGAGAGACCTTATAGATTCACTTTGTTCTTATTACAATGATAGAACAAG GATGGATATAGGAACAATGATTCTAGAAAGAACAGGACTGTGTGCTAAGATATCCAGCACAGCAGAATCTCTCATATGGCGTGTTGAG AGGCTTTTCTTTCTCAACGGAGAGCAAGATCTATCCTCTTTTGTTCTGCTAGATCTTGGTATTATCAAATACCCAACCTACAAGTGCATTGACTCGGACCAAATATTTTCAGACCGGGCTAAGCTTTTAGCATATGAAGAG GCCATTGAAGTGGCTCAGTTGATGGATGAGTCTCTTGACAGTGAGGATTCTGGGACGGTGTTGAAATGCATCATGATTGCTGAGACCCGCATATCTAGTTCCTCTTCTTCAGAATCTGCGCTATTTAATTGCTTTACAGCTCCATGGGTTTACTCAAAGATGGTTCTCTTAGGAGTTTCCTTTCTTGAGAACCAAAAGAG ATATAACCAAGCAGTTTATCTACTGAGACGTCTGCTCAGTTGCTTCAACTGTGACGGGAGAAGAGGATACTGGACAGTCAGGTTATCAACAGATTTAGAGCACATGGGACGACCAAACGAGAGTCTTTCAGTAGCAGAACAAGGACTACTGGATCCTTGGGTGCGTGCTGGTTCAAGAATAGCTTTGCAACGACGTGTTCTTCGTCTAGCAAAACCTCCAAGGCGCTGGAAAACTCCCACCTTTCCAAATCTCATCGACAACAAGATCCCTGAGGTCACCATTCAAGGGAGGTCATTGAACTGTGAAGTTGGCATGAAGAACAGGTTTTATGGAGAAGACGGAGAGCAGTGTGGAGTTGAGCAGCTCGCATTGCAGTATTACAACGGAGGAGGAGGATGGCAGGGGATGCATACAGAGAGTAGCATCTGGTTAACCATTTTTGGTCTTCTCATGTGGGACATTCTGTTCTCTGACGTCCCTGGTGTTTTCCAAACCCGGTTCCAG ACTGCTCCATTGGACTTAGATACTGAATCCTTCTATCTAACCAGGAAGGAAACAATCGAGTCACAGCTAGAGAAAGTTGCAAACGGAATGGCTGAAGAGATACTTATCATATCATATGAAACACACCGTGGAACAGCGTGCAGAGGAGTGGTGTGGGAGCGGTTTTCGTTGGAGGAACTGAGAGCAGCAGTGGCTTGTGTTGGAGGCAAGTGTGTAGCATCGCTTTGCCGGTATCTAGCTCAAGACTATAGGAGCTGGTGCAGTGGAATGCCTGATCTGCTTCTGTGGCGGTTCAAGGAGAATGGTTATGAAGGTGAAGCTAAGCTTGTGGAAGTAAAGTCAGAGAAAGATAGGTTATCAGAACAGCAACGAGCTTGGCTTCTGCTTCTAATGGATTCAGGCTTCAATGTTGAGATTTGCAAAGTAAGACCTGCTTGTGTTTAA
- the LOC106308266 gene encoding fanconi-associated nuclease 1 homolog isoform X2 — MLTGRESLLRLIGKRRRSLPSRHNLLSTPTPNSLNLDVNDSGNLISPIRDNIRSPETPTSPGNSDDLCLSRKNKKKRRLTQTTLLQWSGSKQSEDSPFIHPQKQQQQQQSILEFDDDSSSEEISKTVALDEANGDEAIQTFIVGRKFSDIQDLEVGAKICLLRHPENIKDPNAIKVLSSDSGLSEMLGYLPKDVSQCLSPLIDQYGLKFEGTITCVPKNSSEAVPVKVVCHKMTSDGWKESESAGGDFKLLWEKVLQVVEHQMQFPPKTTRYQLNFNVLVQEVLRSCSHLFTADEKTFLESFPSLSEDSQRLFIRLYTRKGPWFRLSNISYPEVSDSLQALKDLTVSGFMSSVEDANDLSYQKMKEITELLNVTELRDILSVNKVFSRGSRKRDLIDSLCSYYNDRTRMDIGTMILERTGLCAKISSTAESLIWRVERLFFLNGEQDLSSFVLLDLGIIKYPTYKCIDSDQIFSDRAKLLAYEEAIEVAQLMDESLDSEDSGTVLKCIMIAETRISSSSSSESALFNCFTAPWVYSKMVLLGVSFLENQKRYNQAVYLLRRLLSCFNCDGRRGYWTVRLSTDLEHMGRPNESLSVAEQGLLDPWVRAGSRIALQRRVLRLAKPPRRWKTPTFPNLIDNKIPEVTIQGRSLNCEVGMKNRFYGEDGEQCGVEQLALQYYNGGGGWQGMHTESSIWLTIFGLLMWDILFSDVPGVFQTRFQEGNNRVTARESCKRNG, encoded by the exons ATGCTCACCGGACGAGAAAGCCTGCTTCGGTTGATCGGAAAACGCCGCCGATCTCTCCCCAGTCGCCACAATCTCCTTTCAACTCCTACTCCG AACTCGTTGAATCTCGATGTCAACGACTCTGGCAATCTCATCTCTCCAATCAGAGACAATATCCGTTCTCCGGAGACTCCGACTTCTCCCGGCAACTCTG ATGATTTGTGTCTATCAAGGAAGAACAAGAAGAAGCGGAGATTGACTCAGACCACTCTTCTTCAGTGGTCAGGGTCCAAACAATCTGAAGATAGTCCTTTCATCCATCCCCAGAAGCAGCAGCAGCAGCAGCAATCAATACTCGAATTTGATGATGACTCAAGTAGTGAGGAGATTTCGAAAACTGTGGCTTTAGACGAAGCCAATGGTGACGAAGCTATTCAGACTTTTATAGTTGGTAGGAAGTTCAGTGATATTCAGGATTTAGAAGTTGGGGCAAAGATCTGTCTTTTGAGACACCCTGAGAACATCAAGGATCCCAACGCTATAAAG GTACTTTCTTCTGACTCTGGGTTGTCTGAGATGCTTGGGTATCTACCCAAAGATGTTTCCCAGTGCTTGTCCCCACTGATTGACCAATATGGTCTTAAGTTTGAG GGAACAATAACTTGTGTTCCGAAGAATTCTTCCGAAGCTGTTCCAGTTAAAGTTGTTTGTCACAAGATGACATCTGATGGTTGGAAAGAAAGTGAATCTGCTGGTGGAGATTTTAAGCTTCTGTGGGAGAAAGTTCTTCAGGTTGTTGAGCATCAGATGCAGTTTCCGCCTAAGACGACGAGATACCAGTTGAACTTCAATGTATTAGTACAAGAGGTTCTCAGAAGCTGCTCTCACCTATTCACAGCCGATGAAAAGACATTCTTGG AATCCTTCCCATCTCTTTCAGAGGATAGCCAGAGACTTTTCATCCGTCTTTACACACGAAAAG GACCTTGGTTCAGGCTCTCAAATATTTCATACCCTGAGGTATCTGATTCTCTTCAAGCTCTGAAGGATCTAACAG TTAGTGGATTCATGAGTTCAGTGGAAGACGCAAACGATCTAAGTTACCAAAAGATGAAGGAGATCACAGAGTTGCTTAACGTCACTGAACTTCGTGATATCTTATCTGTAAACAAG GTGTTCAGCCGTGGCTCAAGAAAGAGAGACCTTATAGATTCACTTTGTTCTTATTACAATGATAGAACAAG GATGGATATAGGAACAATGATTCTAGAAAGAACAGGACTGTGTGCTAAGATATCCAGCACAGCAGAATCTCTCATATGGCGTGTTGAG AGGCTTTTCTTTCTCAACGGAGAGCAAGATCTATCCTCTTTTGTTCTGCTAGATCTTGGTATTATCAAATACCCAACCTACAAGTGCATTGACTCGGACCAAATATTTTCAGACCGGGCTAAGCTTTTAGCATATGAAGAG GCCATTGAAGTGGCTCAGTTGATGGATGAGTCTCTTGACAGTGAGGATTCTGGGACGGTGTTGAAATGCATCATGATTGCTGAGACCCGCATATCTAGTTCCTCTTCTTCAGAATCTGCGCTATTTAATTGCTTTACAGCTCCATGGGTTTACTCAAAGATGGTTCTCTTAGGAGTTTCCTTTCTTGAGAACCAAAAGAG ATATAACCAAGCAGTTTATCTACTGAGACGTCTGCTCAGTTGCTTCAACTGTGACGGGAGAAGAGGATACTGGACAGTCAGGTTATCAACAGATTTAGAGCACATGGGACGACCAAACGAGAGTCTTTCAGTAGCAGAACAAGGACTACTGGATCCTTGGGTGCGTGCTGGTTCAAGAATAGCTTTGCAACGACGTGTTCTTCGTCTAGCAAAACCTCCAAGGCGCTGGAAAACTCCCACCTTTCCAAATCTCATCGACAACAAGATCCCTGAGGTCACCATTCAAGGGAGGTCATTGAACTGTGAAGTTGGCATGAAGAACAGGTTTTATGGAGAAGACGGAGAGCAGTGTGGAGTTGAGCAGCTCGCATTGCAGTATTACAACGGAGGAGGAGGATGGCAGGGGATGCATACAGAGAGTAGCATCTGGTTAACCATTTTTGGTCTTCTCATGTGGGACATTCTGTTCTCTGACGTCCCTGGTGTTTTCCAAACCCGGTTCCAG GAAGGAAACAATCGAGTCACAGCTAGAGAAAGTTGCAAACGGAATGGCTGA
- the LOC106307354 gene encoding 50S ribosomal protein L18, chloroplastic: protein MASVSGCGSVSLLTNRNAFLGSGLQHRAVFLKPWSPPSLLKSGSMVVEAKTKTSSEDRIARHSRIRKKVNGTTERPRLCVFRSNKHLYVQVIDDTKMHTLASASTKQKPISEEFDYTSGPTIEVAKKVGEVIAKSCLEKGITKVAFDRGGYPYHGRIEALAAAAREHGLQF from the exons ATGGCGAGCGTGAGTGGGTGTGGTTCGGTGAGCCTCTTAACTAACCGAAATGCGTTCCTGGGAAGCGGACTGCAACACCGTGCCGTTTTTCTGAAACCATGGTCGCCGCCGTCGCTGCTTAAGTCTGGGTCCATGGTGGTTGAAGCCAAAACCAAAACCAGCAGCGAAGACAGAATCGCCCGCCATTCTCGCATCCGTAAGAAG GTTAACGGTACAACGGAGAGGCCAAGGCTGTGCGTATTTCGCTCAAACAAGCATCTTTATGTGCAAGTGATTGACGATACCAAGATGCACACCTTAGCTTCAGCTTCCACCAAGCAGAAACCTATCTCTGAGGAGTTCGATTACACCTCTGGACCAACCATT GAGGTGGCGAAGAAAGTAGGGGAAGTGATAGCGAAATCATGCTTGGAGAAAGGGATCACAAAGGTGGCATTTGACCGTGGTGGTTACCCTTACCATGGTCGCATTGAAGCTCTGGCTGCTGCAGCTCGTGAACATGGTCTTCAGTTTTAA
- the LOC106307355 gene encoding uncharacterized protein LOC106307355: MTSWKKTIATPFKKAATFFNQPQQTSHNRHANAKAREEHERRTVKELQGDVMACGYEDVLVMWSILDKSNSSNNLSS, from the coding sequence ATGACTTCATGGAAGAAAACAATCGCAACGCCATTCAAGAAAGCGGCGACGTTCTTTAACCAACCGCAGCAAACGTCACACAACCGCCACGCAAACGCCAAGGCGAGGGAGGAACACGAGAGAAGAACGGTGAAGGAGCTTCAAGGTGACGTCATGGCTTGTGGTTATGAAGATGTCCTCGTCATGTGGTCGATTCTTGACAAGTCAAACTCTTCAAACAATCTCAGTTCTTGA